The Grimontia kaedaensis genome has a window encoding:
- the phnM gene encoding alpha-D-ribose 1-methylphosphonate 5-triphosphate diphosphatase, producing the protein MIITNVQLVLEDEVVNGSLEVENGIIRAMSDSPSYQPGAVDGNQGWLMPGLIELHTDNLEKYFTPRPKVSWPAFSAMAAHDAQLIGAGITTVLDAIAVGDVRDGGHRQDNLDKMINTIVQSGERGLNRAEHFVHIRCELPHETTVDLAKLYLDLDQTHMVSLMDHSPGQRQFVNLIKYYEYYQGKYNLNDEEMAAFEQDQREKSAIWSDLNRRAIASLCHEKNIPLASHDDATRAHVEESRALGLVLAEFPTTVEAAQRSHELGLKVMMGAPNVVRGGSHSGNVAAHELASLGVLDALSSDYFPGSLLDAVFRLADDDRNALDLASATCLATRNPASALSLSDRGIIKEGMRADLLLVEHHYEQPYVQQVWRQGRRVF; encoded by the coding sequence ATGATCATTACCAATGTTCAACTGGTGTTGGAAGACGAAGTCGTTAATGGCTCGTTAGAAGTTGAGAACGGCATTATTCGCGCCATGTCTGATTCGCCCAGCTATCAGCCAGGAGCAGTAGATGGCAATCAAGGATGGTTGATGCCTGGGCTAATTGAGCTGCATACCGACAATCTGGAAAAGTACTTCACGCCGCGACCAAAGGTCAGCTGGCCTGCATTCTCGGCCATGGCAGCGCATGATGCTCAACTTATCGGAGCCGGTATCACAACGGTTTTGGATGCGATTGCAGTCGGTGATGTGCGCGATGGTGGTCATCGTCAGGATAACCTCGACAAGATGATTAATACCATTGTTCAAAGTGGCGAAAGAGGTCTGAATCGCGCTGAGCATTTTGTTCATATCCGTTGTGAGTTGCCCCATGAGACGACGGTTGATTTAGCTAAGCTTTATCTCGACTTGGATCAGACTCATATGGTGTCCCTGATGGACCACTCTCCGGGTCAGCGTCAGTTCGTGAATCTCATCAAGTATTACGAGTACTATCAGGGTAAATACAACCTCAATGACGAAGAGATGGCCGCATTCGAACAGGACCAGCGTGAAAAGTCCGCGATATGGTCAGACCTAAACCGACGAGCGATTGCGAGCCTTTGCCATGAGAAAAATATCCCTCTTGCAAGCCACGACGATGCGACCCGTGCCCATGTTGAAGAATCCCGTGCATTGGGACTGGTGTTGGCGGAATTCCCTACTACCGTTGAAGCGGCACAACGCTCCCACGAACTTGGTCTGAAAGTCATGATGGGGGCACCCAACGTCGTTCGTGGTGGCTCGCACTCAGGCAATGTAGCAGCGCATGAGCTGGCGTCGTTGGGCGTGTTAGATGCATTATCGTCTGATTATTTCCCTGGCAGTTTGTTGGATGCGGTTTTCCGTCTTGCAGATGATGACCGCAATGCACTGGATCTGGCCTCGGCGACTTGCCTGGCGACACGTAACCCAGCGTCGGCGCTTAGTCTTTCAGATCGCGGCATCATCAAAGAGGGAATGCGGGCAGATTTGTTACTGGTGGAGCATCATTACGAGCAGCCTTATGTGCAGCAGGTTTGGCGTCAGGGGCGTCGCGTGTTCTAA
- the phnL gene encoding phosphonate C-P lyase system protein PhnL: protein MTNTTMLSVSNVSKTFVLHNQGSAKLSVLADSSFSVDKGECVVLLGRSGAGKSTLLRALYANYLVDNGEIKVRHQNTTQGEHWVDIASALPGDILDVRKNTLGWVSQFLRVIPRISALDVVAQPLVEQGECKVTSQQKAGILLKRLNVPEHLWHLAPATFSGGEQQRVNIARGFIVESPILLLDEPTASLDEKNRDVVIELILEAKQRGAAIVGIFHDEYVRQQVADKFYDISTATLKLA from the coding sequence ATGACAAACACAACCATGTTAAGCGTGTCGAATGTCAGTAAGACTTTCGTTCTTCACAATCAAGGCAGTGCGAAGCTCTCCGTGCTTGCCGACTCTAGCTTCTCTGTCGACAAAGGGGAATGCGTTGTACTGCTGGGTCGTTCGGGTGCAGGGAAGAGTACTTTACTCCGCGCGCTATATGCGAATTACCTTGTCGATAACGGCGAAATTAAGGTACGACACCAAAATACAACGCAAGGCGAGCATTGGGTGGATATTGCCAGTGCGCTGCCCGGCGACATTCTGGATGTTCGCAAAAACACCTTGGGTTGGGTGAGCCAGTTTCTGCGTGTTATTCCCCGAATCAGTGCACTGGATGTAGTTGCGCAACCTTTGGTGGAACAAGGGGAATGCAAAGTAACATCACAGCAAAAGGCCGGGATTTTGTTGAAACGACTCAACGTGCCTGAACACCTATGGCATTTGGCACCCGCGACATTTTCTGGTGGTGAACAGCAACGAGTGAACATTGCCCGCGGATTTATCGTTGAATCACCTATTCTGTTGCTGGATGAACCGACGGCATCACTGGATGAGAAGAACCGTGATGTCGTGATTGAACTCATTCTGGAAGCTAAGCAACGGGGCGCCGCGATTGTTGGCATATTCCACGACGAATATGTTCGCCAGCAAGTGGCAGATAAGTTCTACGACATTTCAACCGCTACATTGAAACTGGCTTGA
- the phnK gene encoding phosphonate C-P lyase system protein PhnK — MRATNLQPLLEVENLTKLYQPGKGCQDISFAIWPGEVLGIVGESGSGKSTLLRVLSGRETPDCGAVNYQFEDGSQASLYALSESERRRLLRTDWGVVHQHPMDGLRPRVSAGGNIGERLMAVGNRHYGDIREQALDWLSQVEIPKDRIDDMPITFSGGMQQRLQIARNLVTNPRLIFMDEPTGGLDVSVQARLLDLIRNLVTELGLSVVIVTHDLAVARLLAHRLVVMKESRIVETGLTDQVLDDPQHPYTQLLVSSVLQG, encoded by the coding sequence ATGCGAGCAACGAATTTGCAGCCACTTTTGGAAGTAGAAAACCTCACCAAGCTTTATCAGCCAGGCAAGGGGTGTCAGGACATCTCTTTTGCTATATGGCCAGGTGAAGTGCTGGGTATTGTGGGTGAGTCAGGCTCTGGAAAAAGCACCTTGTTACGTGTGCTTTCAGGTCGTGAAACGCCAGATTGTGGCGCAGTGAATTACCAGTTTGAAGATGGCTCTCAAGCGAGCCTCTATGCGCTTTCTGAAAGTGAACGCCGTCGATTACTGCGCACCGATTGGGGAGTGGTTCATCAGCATCCGATGGATGGATTACGCCCGCGGGTTTCTGCTGGTGGCAACATCGGCGAACGACTGATGGCAGTAGGAAACCGACATTACGGCGATATTCGGGAGCAAGCGTTGGACTGGCTTTCTCAGGTGGAGATTCCTAAAGACCGAATCGACGATATGCCAATCACTTTCTCCGGCGGTATGCAGCAGAGACTGCAAATTGCCCGCAATCTGGTGACGAATCCGAGACTCATCTTTATGGATGAACCGACAGGCGGGCTTGATGTGTCTGTGCAGGCACGGCTGCTGGATTTGATTCGAAATCTCGTTACGGAGTTAGGGCTGTCTGTGGTCATTGTGACCCATGATTTGGCTGTCGCGAGATTACTGGCTCACCGATTGGTGGTGATGAAAGAGAGTCGAATTGTCGAAACCGGGCTGACCGATCAGGTGCTCGACGATCCGCAACATCCTTACACACAGTTGCTCGTATCATCCGTCTTGCAGGGTTAG
- a CDS encoding alpha-D-ribose 1-methylphosphonate 5-phosphate C-P-lyase PhnJ: MTTQAVQSGYNFGYLDEQTKRMIRRALLKAIAIPGYQVPFGGREMPMPYGWGTGGIQITAAIIGGPDVLKVIDQGADDTTNAVSIRHFFEKVAGVETTERTEQATLIQTRHRIPEKTLNEGQILVYQVPIPEPLRFIEPRETETRKMHGLEEYGVMHVKLYEDIARYGHISTAYAYPVRVNGRYIMDPSPIPKFDNPKMDQMPALQLFGAGREKRIYAIPPYTDVKSLDFDDHPFEIQQWGEPCCICGSTTSFLDEVVTDDKGNRIFVCSDTDYCNDKQSKNALKKEQEEKRACQ; the protein is encoded by the coding sequence ATGACTACGCAAGCCGTTCAAAGTGGTTATAACTTCGGTTATCTCGATGAACAAACCAAACGCATGATTCGACGTGCCCTGCTAAAAGCCATTGCGATTCCCGGTTATCAGGTGCCGTTTGGTGGCCGCGAAATGCCCATGCCTTATGGCTGGGGCACAGGCGGTATTCAAATCACCGCTGCCATTATCGGTGGGCCTGATGTGCTTAAAGTGATTGACCAAGGGGCTGACGACACCACAAACGCGGTTTCCATCCGCCACTTCTTTGAAAAGGTTGCCGGCGTTGAAACTACTGAGCGCACAGAGCAGGCTACGCTGATTCAGACCCGCCACCGCATTCCAGAAAAAACACTGAACGAAGGCCAGATACTGGTGTATCAGGTGCCGATCCCTGAGCCATTGCGTTTTATTGAACCGCGTGAGACGGAAACACGCAAAATGCATGGTCTGGAAGAATATGGCGTTATGCATGTGAAGCTCTACGAGGACATCGCGCGCTATGGCCATATCTCGACCGCATACGCTTACCCAGTGCGTGTTAATGGTCGCTACATCATGGATCCTTCGCCTATTCCGAAATTCGATAACCCCAAGATGGATCAAATGCCCGCACTGCAACTCTTTGGCGCTGGGCGTGAAAAGCGTATTTACGCCATTCCTCCCTATACCGATGTGAAGAGTCTGGATTTCGACGATCACCCCTTTGAAATTCAGCAATGGGGTGAGCCTTGCTGCATCTGTGGTTCAACAACCAGCTTTCTGGATGAAGTAGTCACGGATGATAAAGGCAACCGAATTTTCGTGTGTTCTGATACCGATTATTGCAATGACAAGCAGTCAAAAAATGCTCTGAAAAAGGAGCAAGAGGAGAAGCGCGCGTGTCAGTAA
- a CDS encoding carbon-phosphorus lyase complex subunit PhnI, with protein MYVAVKGGEKAIAAAHELQNKKRRGSFSQAALNVEQIAEQLAGATDRVMTEGGIYDKELAALAIKQAGGDLVEAIFLLRAYRTTLPRLAATEPANTETMKIERRISATYKDLPGGQVLGPTYDYTHRLLDFALLAEGGELSEPAKLSDVDEMAHCPRVMSILESLDLTVTEEDNGVAPDDITMDPPTFPANRSARLQQLARSDEGFLLALGYSTQRGYGRNHPFASEIRSGKVTLEVVPEELGFAIEIGDIEMTECQMINGFTGSKKHKAKFTRGYGVTFGFSERKAMSMALVDRALQCGEYDEVPQGPAQDEEFVLAHGDNVEAAGFVSHLKLPHYVDFQAELELIRKLQKEFDARDASGEGEAL; from the coding sequence ATGTATGTAGCTGTAAAAGGCGGTGAGAAAGCGATCGCTGCTGCTCATGAATTGCAGAACAAAAAACGCCGGGGTTCTTTTTCGCAAGCCGCTCTGAATGTCGAACAAATAGCAGAACAACTGGCTGGCGCGACAGATCGTGTGATGACCGAAGGCGGCATTTATGACAAAGAACTCGCTGCGTTAGCTATCAAACAAGCTGGCGGTGACTTGGTGGAAGCTATCTTTCTTCTCCGCGCTTATCGCACCACCTTACCTCGTTTGGCAGCAACTGAACCTGCGAATACCGAAACGATGAAAATCGAGCGTCGTATCTCAGCAACTTATAAAGATTTGCCGGGTGGTCAAGTCCTCGGGCCAACTTATGACTACACCCATCGATTGCTTGATTTTGCTTTGTTGGCAGAAGGTGGAGAACTTAGCGAACCTGCAAAACTGAGTGATGTTGATGAGATGGCGCATTGCCCAAGGGTGATGAGTATTCTGGAAAGCCTCGACCTGACGGTGACTGAGGAAGATAACGGCGTAGCGCCGGATGATATCACCATGGATCCACCCACATTCCCGGCAAACCGAAGTGCAAGGTTGCAGCAACTTGCGCGCAGTGATGAGGGGTTCTTGCTGGCATTGGGTTATTCCACCCAACGTGGTTATGGGCGTAATCACCCGTTTGCCAGCGAAATCCGCTCTGGCAAAGTCACGCTTGAAGTCGTTCCTGAAGAATTAGGCTTTGCCATTGAAATTGGCGATATCGAAATGACCGAATGCCAGATGATCAATGGCTTCACAGGCAGTAAAAAGCATAAAGCGAAATTCACAAGGGGTTACGGCGTCACGTTTGGTTTTTCTGAGCGTAAAGCGATGTCGATGGCGTTGGTAGATAGAGCGTTGCAATGTGGCGAATATGACGAAGTGCCACAAGGCCCTGCTCAGGATGAAGAGTTTGTGTTAGCGCACGGCGACAACGTTGAAGCCGCGGGTTTTGTCAGCCACTTGAAGTTGCCGCACTACGTGGACTTTCAGGCTGAGCTTGAACTCATCCGCAAGCTTCAAAAAGAATTTGATGCCCGCGACGCATCGGGCGAAGGAGAAGCGCTATGA
- the phnH gene encoding phosphonate C-P lyase system protein PhnH has product MSKITAGFESPVHDAQQVFRALMEAMSRPGKRVSLDYSAEFGTTSRAATQVLLTLADNATSLWLSERFNSDEALVENIRFHCAAPLIDQKCESDFALARGSELEDFEGFNVGSEHYPDRSTTLIIEVDSLREGDVLLLAGPGIQSTTKMKVKGLNPLLLLALVTKRSHFPHGVDILFTSGSDVIALPRSTEVTLEVEEATCM; this is encoded by the coding sequence ATGAGCAAGATAACAGCGGGTTTTGAGTCACCCGTGCATGATGCACAGCAGGTCTTCCGAGCGTTAATGGAGGCGATGTCCCGTCCAGGGAAACGGGTTTCACTGGACTATAGCGCCGAGTTTGGAACAACTAGCCGCGCTGCGACCCAGGTGTTACTGACGTTAGCCGACAACGCAACCAGCCTGTGGCTATCAGAACGCTTCAACTCAGATGAAGCCTTGGTTGAAAACATTCGTTTTCACTGTGCAGCGCCGCTCATTGATCAGAAGTGTGAGTCCGATTTTGCGCTTGCTAGAGGTAGTGAACTGGAAGACTTCGAAGGTTTCAATGTTGGTAGCGAACACTACCCGGACAGAAGCACCACCTTGATTATTGAGGTAGATAGCCTTAGAGAAGGCGATGTGCTGTTGCTGGCTGGCCCCGGTATTCAGTCGACAACGAAAATGAAAGTGAAGGGTTTGAACCCGCTGCTTCTTCTGGCTTTGGTAACAAAACGCAGCCATTTCCCCCATGGCGTGGATATTCTGTTTACGTCTGGCTCCGACGTTATTGCTTTGCCTCGCTCGACCGAAGTGACCCTGGAAGTTGAGGAGGCCACATGTATGTAG
- the phnG gene encoding phosphonate C-P lyase system protein PhnG encodes MEQEQQTPRQRWMSVLARTDTNALITHWEKLALDPQYQLVRAPELGLAQVRARMGGTGNAFNMGDVTITRAVVRLGSGELGYSYVTGRNKPHAELAAVVDALMQTPAHDVLQQALISPLAAEKAEQEQLRAREVATSKVDFFTMVRGEDE; translated from the coding sequence ATGGAACAGGAACAGCAAACACCGCGCCAGCGCTGGATGTCAGTCCTCGCCAGAACGGATACCAATGCGCTGATAACGCACTGGGAAAAACTCGCACTTGACCCACAATACCAGTTGGTTCGCGCACCTGAACTGGGGTTGGCTCAGGTACGCGCTCGAATGGGTGGTACAGGCAACGCTTTCAATATGGGCGATGTCACCATCACCCGTGCTGTGGTTCGACTGGGTAGTGGCGAGCTGGGTTACAGCTATGTCACTGGAAGAAACAAGCCGCATGCAGAACTCGCTGCTGTGGTGGATGCATTGATGCAAACCCCAGCACATGATGTGCTGCAGCAAGCCCTGATATCGCCGCTCGCCGCAGAAAAAGCAGAACAGGAGCAGTTGCGTGCAAGGGAAGTGGCGACCAGTAAAGTCGACTTTTTCACCATGGTGAGAGGAGAGGACGAATGA
- the phnF gene encoding phosphonate metabolism transcriptional regulator PhnF, whose translation MRVYLDIARHLEQEVRSHFQAGDYLPPESKLAKKYDVNRHTVRRAIDELVFTGLIERQQGRGNMVVSQPYDYPLHAGAHFTDNLMEQGSLPTSQVISSGLVAANEKIAGMFDVEMESQVIKLRTLRKINGMPASVIDHYLADLEWWSVVKHFQVGSLHAFLKDKLDVHLTRKSTRLRAMMPKKTDCRLLQLSGKTPIMVFKTTNVITGTDRIVEFSSSHTRSDLVEIVLEH comes from the coding sequence ATGCGAGTTTATTTAGATATCGCCAGACATCTTGAACAGGAAGTTCGCAGCCATTTTCAGGCGGGGGACTACCTGCCGCCTGAATCCAAGCTGGCAAAGAAGTACGACGTGAACCGGCATACGGTGAGACGTGCAATTGATGAACTGGTCTTTACTGGCCTCATTGAGCGCCAACAGGGTCGGGGCAACATGGTGGTCAGCCAACCTTATGACTATCCGCTTCACGCCGGTGCCCACTTTACGGACAACTTGATGGAACAGGGCAGTTTGCCGACCAGTCAAGTGATCAGCAGTGGGCTGGTGGCTGCGAACGAGAAAATAGCAGGCATGTTTGATGTCGAGATGGAATCGCAAGTGATCAAACTTCGCACCCTCAGAAAGATTAATGGCATGCCAGCGAGCGTGATTGATCACTACCTTGCCGACCTTGAATGGTGGTCGGTAGTAAAGCATTTCCAAGTGGGTTCGCTACACGCTTTTCTCAAAGACAAGTTGGACGTACACCTCACTCGTAAAAGTACTCGGCTCAGAGCCATGATGCCGAAAAAGACCGATTGCCGATTGCTTCAGCTATCTGGCAAGACGCCCATCATGGTGTTTAAAACCACCAACGTGATCACAGGAACCGACCGGATCGTGGAGTTTTCATCATCCCACACACGTTCTGATCTGGTCGAGATTGTTTTGGAGCACTGA
- the phnE gene encoding phosphonate ABC transporter, permease protein PhnE, whose product MSSNTAVLTAPQTSNWKRFVGMLIVAIVLAWSWQGSEMNPAQLIKDAGNMAELGSDFFPPDFTHWKLYVDETLITIQIAIWGTVLSVLLSIPFGLLCAENIVPWWVYQPMRRLMDAARAINEMVFAMLFVVAVGLGPFAGVLALFVHTTGVLAKLFSEAVEAIDIGPVEGVRATGANKIEEVMYGVLPQVLPLWISFTLYRFESNVRSATVVGMVGAGGIGVLLWEAIRGFQFQQTAAIMLIVIVTVSLIDFASQHIRKMFI is encoded by the coding sequence ATGAGCAGTAATACCGCCGTTTTAACCGCGCCACAAACTTCTAACTGGAAACGCTTTGTTGGCATGTTGATTGTGGCTATCGTGCTTGCCTGGTCATGGCAAGGTTCTGAGATGAATCCAGCACAACTCATTAAAGATGCTGGAAACATGGCAGAGCTGGGGTCTGATTTCTTCCCGCCGGATTTCACACATTGGAAGCTTTATGTCGATGAAACCCTGATCACCATTCAAATCGCTATCTGGGGCACCGTGCTTTCTGTCCTTCTTTCGATTCCTTTCGGACTACTTTGCGCAGAAAACATTGTGCCTTGGTGGGTTTATCAGCCAATGCGCCGTTTGATGGATGCAGCGCGAGCCATAAACGAAATGGTTTTCGCGATGTTGTTCGTCGTTGCTGTCGGTCTGGGGCCATTCGCTGGTGTATTGGCTTTGTTTGTTCACACCACGGGCGTGCTCGCCAAGCTGTTTTCTGAAGCGGTCGAAGCGATTGATATCGGTCCTGTCGAAGGCGTTCGCGCGACCGGAGCAAACAAGATTGAGGAAGTGATGTACGGGGTGTTACCTCAAGTATTGCCACTTTGGATTTCGTTCACCTTGTACCGGTTCGAATCAAATGTCCGCTCAGCCACCGTGGTCGGCATGGTTGGTGCGGGTGGCATTGGTGTGTTGCTATGGGAAGCGATTCGCGGATTCCAGTTCCAACAGACCGCCGCCATCATGCTGATCGTGATTGTGACTGTCAGTCTTATCGACTTCGCATCCCAGCACATCCGCAAGATGTTTATTTAA
- the phnD gene encoding phosphonate ABC transporter substrate-binding protein: MLRVLRTITCGLSMLAAAVAAPVSADEKMDTLNFGIISTESQQNLKSVWDPFLDDMSKKLGMEVKAYFAPDYAGIIQGMRFDKVDVAWFGNKSAMEAVDRSGGEIFAQTVDSEGNPGYWSLLVVHKDSPINSVEDMIASRNKLAFGNGDPNSTSGFLVPSYYVFAKNNIQPSDFKRTLNSSHEVNLFAVANKQVDVATNNTENMRRFERTNPEKFKNIKVIWQSPLIPSDPIVWRKNLPDNVKQDIYSFFMNYGTTGDAQEVAILKGLDWAPFKPSSDLQLLPIRQLALYKQLNGLSNQDKLSDKQAAELTKIKSSLAALNRQMSALEAME, translated from the coding sequence ATGTTACGAGTACTACGCACAATCACCTGTGGACTTAGCATGCTGGCTGCGGCAGTTGCTGCGCCAGTTTCTGCAGATGAAAAAATGGACACCCTGAACTTCGGTATTATTTCTACGGAATCTCAGCAAAACCTCAAATCCGTTTGGGACCCGTTCCTGGACGACATGAGCAAAAAACTGGGTATGGAAGTGAAAGCCTACTTTGCGCCTGACTACGCGGGAATCATTCAGGGCATGCGTTTTGACAAAGTTGACGTTGCATGGTTTGGCAACAAATCCGCGATGGAAGCGGTCGACCGTTCTGGCGGTGAAATCTTCGCGCAAACTGTCGATTCAGAAGGTAATCCGGGCTACTGGAGCCTTTTGGTGGTCCACAAAGATAGCCCAATCAATAGCGTTGAAGACATGATTGCAAGCCGCAATAAGTTGGCTTTTGGTAACGGTGATCCTAACTCTACTTCTGGCTTCTTGGTGCCTTCTTACTATGTGTTCGCGAAGAACAACATCCAGCCAAGTGACTTCAAACGTACGCTCAACTCAAGCCACGAAGTAAACCTGTTCGCGGTTGCTAACAAGCAAGTGGATGTGGCGACCAACAACACTGAAAATATGCGTCGCTTCGAGCGCACCAATCCTGAAAAATTCAAAAACATTAAAGTGATTTGGCAATCGCCACTCATCCCTTCTGACCCAATCGTGTGGCGTAAGAACCTGCCAGATAACGTGAAACAAGACATCTACAGCTTCTTCATGAACTACGGCACAACGGGCGACGCACAGGAAGTTGCGATTCTGAAAGGTCTCGACTGGGCGCCGTTCAAGCCATCAAGCGACCTACAACTGCTGCCTATTCGTCAACTGGCGCTTTACAAGCAGCTGAATGGCCTGAGCAACCAAGACAAGCTCTCTGATAAGCAAGCCGCAGAGCTGACTAAAATCAAGAGTTCCCTGGCAGCACTAAATCGCCAAATGAGTGCTTTGGAAGCCATGGAATAA
- the phnC gene encoding phosphonate ABC transporter ATP-binding protein, producing the protein MDSIIEVNGLTKTFGKNKALDQINLKIQHKEMTALLGPSGSGKSTLLRHLSGLVFSDKTQDGKIQVLGKTVQSQGRASGQVRNCRAQAGYIFQQFNLVNRLSVMTNVLIGALNYTPFWRTITGNFTKQQKAEAMAALERVGMQDFAHQRVSTLSGGQQQRVAIARALMQKARIIFADEPIASLDPESSRIVMELLSDINQREGIPVIVTLHQVDHALKYCQHVVALRDGKIFYQGESAAIDKLALAELYGSKSEMNLEVGVEEQPISLGRAPLSLIS; encoded by the coding sequence ATGGATAGCATCATCGAAGTGAATGGTCTGACGAAGACGTTTGGAAAAAACAAAGCGCTTGACCAGATCAACCTCAAGATCCAACACAAAGAAATGACCGCACTTCTTGGGCCCTCGGGCTCAGGAAAATCTACGCTGCTTCGGCATCTCAGCGGTTTGGTCTTTTCTGACAAAACGCAAGACGGAAAGATTCAGGTACTTGGCAAAACCGTACAGAGCCAAGGCCGAGCTTCAGGTCAGGTTCGAAACTGTCGTGCCCAAGCTGGTTATATCTTCCAGCAGTTCAATTTAGTGAACCGCCTGTCAGTGATGACCAACGTGTTGATTGGGGCGCTCAACTATACGCCATTCTGGCGCACGATCACTGGTAACTTCACCAAGCAACAGAAAGCAGAAGCAATGGCCGCACTAGAGCGTGTTGGCATGCAAGACTTCGCTCATCAGCGCGTTTCTACTCTGTCGGGCGGACAGCAACAGCGTGTCGCCATTGCCCGTGCACTCATGCAAAAAGCCCGCATCATTTTTGCCGACGAGCCTATTGCTTCTCTGGATCCAGAGTCTTCACGCATCGTGATGGAGCTACTCAGCGACATCAACCAGCGTGAGGGTATCCCTGTGATCGTTACGCTTCACCAGGTTGATCACGCCCTCAAATACTGTCAGCACGTTGTGGCATTACGTGACGGAAAAATCTTCTATCAAGGCGAAAGTGCGGCGATCGATAAGCTGGCCCTCGCCGAACTCTATGGCAGTAAATCAGAAATGAATTTGGAAGTCGGTGTGGAAGAGCAACCGATTTCTTTGGGAAGAGCGCCACTTTCTCTAATCAGTTAA